One window from the genome of Salvia miltiorrhiza cultivar Shanhuang (shh) chromosome 7, IMPLAD_Smil_shh, whole genome shotgun sequence encodes:
- the LOC130993355 gene encoding RNA-binding protein 1-like yields the protein MADAYWRYGDGRQQAAALPPHMVKRPRTDYEMPSGPDMSSYYARDEDRAGLRVVRDTDTINASYDRYLRSAQMPSYASESGRSMSSGLGGHHHVDDPRVLGMGGSDAAAAAKSRSMGGRPEIPLPPDASSTLFVEGLPANCTRREVSHIFRPFVGYKEVRLVTKESRHSGGDPLVLCFVDFQSPAHAATAMDALQGYNFDEHDRESAHLRLQFARYPGARSGGGHRGKR from the exons ATGGCGGATGCTTATTGGAGGTACGGCGACGGTAGGCAGCAGGCGGCTGCGCTTCCCCCGCACATGGTGAAACGACCCCGTACTGATTATG AGATGCCTAGTGGACCTGACATGTCCAGCTACTATGCCCGTGACGAGGACAGGGCGGGACTGCGTGTTGTTAGAGATACGGACACCATTAATGCATCATATGATCGATACCTTCGCAGTGCG CAAATGCCATCATACGCCAGTGAGTCTGGACGATCTATGAGCAGTGGACTCGGTGGACATCATCATGTTGACGATCCACGTGTGTTAGGAATGGGAGGTTCAGATGCAGCAGCAGCTGCAAAAAGCCGATCTATGGGAGGACGGCCTGAAATTCCTCTTCCTCCTGATGCTAGCAGCACTTTGTTTGTGGAGGGCTTGCCTGCGAATTGCACTCGCAGGGAAGTTTCTC ATATATTTCGCCCATTTGTAGGCTATAAGGAAGTAAGGCTTGTAACTAAAGAATCAAGACAC TCTGGTGGTGATCCCCTGGTGCTTTGCTTTGTTGATTTTCAGAGTCCAGCTCATGCAGCCACGGCAATGGATGCTTTACAAG GTTACAATTTTGATGAGCATGATCGTGAATCAGCACACTTAAGGCTCCAATTTGCTCGCTATCCTGGTGCAAGGTCTGGGGGTGGGCATCGTGGGAAACGTTGA
- the LOC130993353 gene encoding U-box domain-containing protein 43-like — protein MENHRSLVDTAESMLQAVALARQALVHKENFKKFSASLEKTAIFLQELSKFKVKNSESVNRALEGLQSEVEAAKQLAAECSNGNKIYLLLSGKKIVEKMESTSKSMSRAMALFPLASLDVSPQTNQWLLNLCKNMEEAQYHLSPMEEEILHKIETGVQDRTTDRSFASNLLLLIAESLGIPSQENDLKEEFENFKNDIQSRNEALRMEQIILLLENADVVTTPKEKEMKYFTKRNSLGRQLLEPLQSFYCPITADIMRDPVETSSGYTFEREAIEKWLALGNGLCPLTKTPLTKLSVRPNRTLRQSIEEWKNRNIMITIASMKPEIQSRDEEQVLPSLKKLSELCEKSELHREWVVMEDYIPIVTALLHAKNSEIRLHALAILCSLAKDSDDNKEAIANVKDSITYVVYSLARKVEESMLALQLILELSRIVNVRNLIGDAQGGILLLVTLANSDDAQASKYAQELLDTLAFLDQNVVRMARAKFFGPLLQRLFEGSVAIQVIMADTLADLELTDHDKQCLSRGGALKALLQMLELDDIEVKSAAVRALENLSGVAPNGLQLIKQGAKTPLFELLFCHAASKLRLHVAKTIMHLAMSTASMEASEDQIRLMETEEDIFKLFSLVSYTGPEMQETLLLTFHALCRSPSGLDVRRELRQISAVKILVHLCELDDLAVRANAVKLLCYLTEDGDHQTFEEHVNRRCITTLIRIIKTSDSEDEKAAAMGIISRLPHNSQMSQDLSQCGALEVIFDCLKNEKEVVENAAEALCRFTATSNLEQQKRVAEAGIIPVLVKLLASGAPPTKRNAAISLKQLSESSSKLTIPVKTNSLLSCCFAPSEGICAVHLGICSTETSFCLLEAGAVRPLVMLLGEQDASACEASLDAILTLIEGVQLQNGCKVLEEAGAIVPIIKLLTSSCSSLQEKTLGALQRIFRLVDFKTKYGKSAQMSLVDITQRGSSTTKSLAAKILAQLNVLNEQSSFFDGT, from the exons TCTTCCTGCAAGAGCTCTCCAAATTCAAAGTGAAGAACTCCGAGAGCGTGAACCGGGCTCTCGAGGGCCTTCAATCGGAAGTCGAAGCAGCTAAGCAACTGGCTGCAGAGTGCAGCAATGGCAACAAGATTTACCTCCTCTTGAGCGGCAAGAAGATTGTGGAGAAGATGGAGAGCACGAGCAAGAGCATGAGTAGGGCTATGGCGCTCTTCCCGTTGGCATCCTTGGATGTCTCGCCCCAGACGAATCAATGGCTTCTGAATCTGTGCAAGAATATGGAAGAAGCTCAGTATCACCTCTCTCCCATGGAGGAGGAGATACTGCACAAGATTGAAACCGGTGTACAAGACAGGACTACTGACCGATCTTTTGCAAGCAATCTGCTCCTTCTCATTGCTGAATCTTTGGGGATTCCATCTCAAGAGAATGATCTGAAGGAGGAGTTTGAGAATTTCAAGAATGATATACAGTCAAGAAACGAGGCGCTTCGAATGGAGCAGATCATTCTACTGCTCGAAAATGCAGATGTGGTTACTACTCCAAAGGAGAAGGAGATGAAGTACTTCACCAAACGTAACTCACTGGGGAGACAGCTGCTGGAGCCTCTCCAATCATTTTACTGTCCCATCACTGCGGATATCATGAGGGATCCAGTAGAGACATCATCGGGTTATACGTTTGAGAGAGAGGCCATCGAGAAGTGGTTAGCTTTGGGGAATGGCTTGTGTCCCTTGACTAAGACCCCCTTGACCAAACTGTCTGTACGCCCCAATAGAACTCTCCGACAGTCCATTGAGGAGTGGAAGAACAGGAACATCATGATCACTATTGCTTCCATGAAACCTGAGATACAGTCGAGGGATGAAGAACAAGTGCTTCCTTCTTTGAAGAAACTTAGTGAATTATGTGAGAAAAGTGAGCTGCATCGGGAATGGGTGGTTATGGAGGATTACATACCGATAGTTACAGCTCTTCTTCATGCTAAAAACAGTGAGATCAGATTGCATGCTTTAGCCATTCTGTGTTCCCTTGCAAAGGATAGTGATGATAACAAG GAGGCCATTGCTAATGTTAAAGACAGCATCACGTACGTTGTTTACTCGCTTGCACGTAAAGTTGAAGAAAGCATGTTGGCACTGCAGTTGATCTTGGAACTTTCGAGAATTGTGAATGTAAGGAATCTCATTGGAGACGCGCAGGGCGGCATACTTCTTCTCGTCACTTTAGCAAACAGTGATGATGCTCAAGCTTCAAAATACGCCCAAGAGCTTCTCGACACTCTTGCTTTTCTTGATCAGAACGTCGTGCGGATGGCAAGGGCGAAATTCTTTGGGCCTCTGTTGCAGCGTCTTTTTGAAG GATCTGTGGCCATACAAGTAATCATGGCAGATACATTAGCCGATCTTGAGCTGACTGATCACGACAAGCAGTGTCTTTCTAGAGGTGGAGCACTAAAGGCTCTTCTTCAGATGCTTGAGCTTGACGATATAGAGGTTAAATCAGCAGCCGTTAGAGCTCTAGAGAACCTATCAGGTGTGGCACCGAATGGCCTGCAACTGATCAAGCAAGGAGCCAAAACCCCGCTGTTTGAACTGCTCTTTTGCCACGCGGCATCCAAACTGCGCCTACATGTGGCAAAGACAATCATGCATTTGGCAATGTCCACAGCATCCATGGAAGCTTCTGAGGATCAGATTCGACTTATGGAAACTGAAGAAGATATTTTCAAGCTATTCTCTCTCGTTTCATATACCGGGCCTGAAATGCAGGAAACACTTCTCCTCACCTTCCATGCCCTGTGCAGATCGCCTTCTGGTTTGGACGTCAGGAGGGAGTTGAGACAG ATCTCTGCTGTAAAAATACTGGTCCATTTATGCGAGCTTGACGACCTTGCTGTGAGGGCAAATGCTGTGAAACTGCTCTGTTATCTGACAGAAGATGGCGATCATCAGACTTTCGAGGAACATGTGAACAGGAGGTGCATCACAACACTGATCAGAATCATCAAGACTTCTGATAGTGAAGATGAGAAAGCTGCTGCCATGGGCATAATCTCTCGCCTCCCGCACAATTCTCAGATGTCTCAGGACCTTTCACAGTGTGGTGCACTTGAAGTCATCTTCGACTGTCTCAAAAACGAAAAAGAGGTGGTCGAAAATGCTGCTGAAGCCCTTTGCCGTTTTACAGCCACCTCAAATCTTGAACAGCAGAAGAGAGTGGCTGAAGCAGGCATCATTCCTGTTCTAGTGAAACTGCTAGCCTCTGGAGCCCCTCCTACGAAAAGAAACGCAGCCATTTCACTAAAGCAGCTATCAGAAAGTTCTAGCAAACTGACCATACCAGTGAAAACCAATAGTCTCCTCAGCTGCTGCTTTGCACCTTCTGAAGGTATCTGTGCTGTCCACTTGGGCATTTGCAGCACCGAGACATCATTCTGCCTTCTGGAGGCAGGTGCTGTGAGGCCACTCGTGATGCTACTCGGGGAACAAGATGCCTCGGCTTGTGAAGCTTCGTTGGATGCAATCTTGACTTTGATTGAAGGTGTGCAACTGCAAAATGGCTGCAAGGTGCTCGAGGAAGCTGGCGCAATAGTTCCAATCATCAAGCTGCTAACTTCATCTTGCAGCAGTCTGCAGGAGAAAACATTAGGAGCGTTACAACGGATATTTAGACTCGTGGATTTCAAGACGAAATACGGTAAATCAGCGCAAATGTCCCTAGTGGATATCACTCAGAGAGGAAGCAGTACTACAAAATCTTTGGCTGCCAAAATACTTGCTCAGCTCAACGTATTGAATGAGCAATCTTCTTTTTTCGATGGCACATGA